The Campylobacter concisus DNA window CTCTTTGCTAGTACGGCGGTTGTAAAAAATGTAAACCAGCCAGTCTCTGGATGCGAGTGAAAATACCTGCGATCCTTGATCAGCTCATCTTTTAAAGAAAGAGCCAAATTTGCTATCTTATCCATAGGTTTCTCCTTATTCATTTGATAGTTTAATTAGTGCATTTGTTAAAATTTGTGTAGCTTTGAAAGCATCATCAAAATTTATAGCTTCTGCTGTATTGTGACTGATACCGCCGACACAAGGTATAAAAAGCATGCCAACGCTACTTGCAAGTTTTGTTAGATTCATCGCATCATGTCCAGCTCCGCTTGGCAAAGTAAGCGTTTTTATGCCCAGTTTAGCAGCCTCTTTGCTTAGTAAATTTATAGCATGCTCGCTTAGTTTTACTGGCTCGTCACTACTTAGTTCTCTTATCTCATAACTAAAATTTAGCTCACCACTTAGCTCTTTTATAAAATTTCTAAGCTCTAAATTTAGCTCTTCTAAGCTTACCTTATCAATATCTCTTAGATCAACTCCAAGCCTCGCCTCGCCTGGTACGACGTTTAAAACGCCTGGCTTTGCATGTGCGTAACCAATAGTAGCCACAGCTGTTTTTTTATTTTTAGCAAATTTATTGGCAGTGATTATGATGTGTGAAGCAGCTAGCAGCGCGTCACTACGCATATTCATCGGAGTTGCACCGCTGTGATCTGCCTTGCCATGGATAATAATTTCAAATCTAATAGGAGCGGCAATACCGCTTACTATGCCAACGCTTATACCACTTCGTTCAAGCACCGGACCTTGTTCAATATGAAGTTCTAAATATGAATGAAGTGAGTGTTCTTTTAAAATAGAATCATTTAAATTTTGTGGTTCAAGTCCAAATTTACTCATCGCTTCAAAGAGTGAGATACCATCTTCGTCTTTTAGCTCATGAAGCCTTTGCAAACCAAGTTTGCCGCTTATTATCTTGCTACCAATGGTCGCTGTCTTGAACCTACTTGACTCTTCACAGCAAAAGTTAATTAACCAAAGCGGGCGCTTTAGTTTAATGCCAGCTTCTTTTATCGAGGTTAGTGCTTCAAGTCCTGCCATGACACCAAGCGTGCCATCATAAAAGCCGCCATTTGGCACACTATCGATATGAGAGCCCACACAAACCGGCTTTTCGCCTGGCTTACAGCCATCGTCATATACAGCATAGATATTGCCAACATTGTCAATTTTAAGTTTAAAGCCATTTTCTTCTATTAAATTTATAAGAAAATTTCTAGCTTCCAAGTCTTCTTTGCTAAATGCAAGCCTTGTTAGCCCTCCACCTTTTAATGCTCCAAATCTGCTTATAGCATTAAAATTCGCCTCAAATCTTTTAAAATTTATCATAATAAATCCTTAAAAATAAAACTAATCTTAAAAACATTTATTACTTTGAACATTTTACATTTAGTTTTATGATTTAAAGCTGAATAAGTGTTAAATTTTGAAATCTAATTTTTTTGTAGTTTGTTGTGTAAGCCTTTAATGATCTCTGAAATTTTTTGCATTATTTCGATTTTATTTGGCTTTTGTGATTTTCTGGTATCTTCACGAAACTTCTCATAGTATTTTAGTTTTAGCTTTAAAATGGCCTCTTTAAGGCTATCTTCGCTCGAAGCTACGTTTGAGCTTTCATCAACATAAATTTCTCTAACAAGCACCGCGTTATCTTCAATATTTGGCAATAAAACAGCCTGAAAATAATCTTTATGATGCAAGAAAAATTTCTCCTCAAGCTCGTTTAAAACAATAGTTTCGTAATTTTTATTTGCAAGCATGCTCTTTAAAACACTAAATTCTAAAATATCAGTTTTATCTTTTTTTTGAGCCGTTTGTTTATTTGTCGTTGTAGCATTTGTAAAATTTTGATCTTGTCTGTTTATATATCTTTGTCCGTGAAGACTAAAAGTATTTAGCTCTATTTTGAGTAAATTTGAGACCAGTAATTCGTAACTTTTTGCGATTATTGGCTTTAGAGAATTTGTAAATTCCACTATCTCTTCTAAGCATTTTTGCTTTTGTACTGGGCGTGATATGTCATATTTTTTAGCGATTTGCTCGATATAAAACTCGCCAAGCTCAGTCCCGGAGCCAAACATCTCTTTTAACTCGTCACTTCTGCCGGCAAATACCATATCTGCAGGATCTGCACCATCTTTTATGATTACAACGCTTCCATCTATCTCGTTTTGAGCCAAAAGACGAGATGATTTTATAGCTGCACCTATGCCAGCTCCATCACCATCAAAACAAAGGACTACACTTATCTCGCCTCTTTTTAAAAGTGGTAAGTGATTGGTCGTAAGCGCAGTCCCAAGCACGGCAACAGCGTTTGTAAAGCCAGCAAAGTGCAGCATGATAACATCTAAATATCCCTCTGTGATGATGATCTGCTTCTTTTCAAAAATGCTTTGCCTAGCTAAATGATAGCCGTAAAGCAGCTTTGACTTGTCAAAAACCATGCTTTGTGGAGAATTTACATATTTTGCAGGATGATCTGAGATCGTTCTGCCACCAAAGCCGACTAGCTTTGCTGTATGTGCATATATAGGAAATGTAATACGCTCGATAAAACTAGCATAAATTCCCTTCTCGTTTTGTTTTATGATACCTACCTCAAGTGCTTCTTTTGGCTCGATATTTTCATTTTGCAAAAGTCTAATGGTACTAGCGCTCTCCCCTGCCCAGCCAAGCTCAAATTTCTCGATCATCGCATCATTTATGCCACGAGAATAGATATATCTCACAGCGGATTCATGCTTGAAAAATTCGCTCCTATAAAAGGCATTTGCCTTTTCTAAAATGTGCTTATTTTCTTTTTGTGTTGGGGCTTTGTCGCTTGTATATTCGAGGCTAAAATTTACAAGACTAGCTATTCTTTCGATAGCTTCTGGATAGGTTAATTTCTCATAATCCATTACAAATTTGATCGCATCTCCACCGGCCTTGCAAGCAAAACAGTGAAAAATTTGTTTGCTTTGACTTATGCTCATGCTAGGATTTCTATCATCGTGAAATGGGCAGACGCATTTGTAGTTTGCACCCATTTTTTTGACTGGCAAATAGTGCTCTATAATGTCAACGATATCGATTTGATTTTTGAGTTTTTCTATGGATTTTGGATCTATCATAAGCAAAATTATACAACCGCTTTGTTATAATTAAAGTAAAATTTTATTACAAAGTATGAGCGTGGATATTTTTTTCATTGGGCACAGAGATCCTATATTTAGCCTTATTATTTTATTTAGCATTATATTGATGATAGCCGCACTAAGCTACGCTTGGGGTATCTTTTCAAGCAAAGATGAGAAAAAACGCATTGAAAAATTTATAAGAAAATTTGATAGCAAAGATGGCATAAGTAGCGAGCATAAACAGATGCTACAAAGCCCAGAGATAGACGCTCAAAGCCTTTGCATGCTAGGGCAAACTTTTGCTAAAAATGGTGATTTTGAAAAATCAATTAGTGTTTATCTCATCGCACTTGGTAAAGTTAGAGATAAAAATGAAAAAGAATTTATCCTAAACGAGCTTGGAGAGGTCTATTTTAAGGCTGGATTTTTAAAAAAAGCTAGCGAAGTCTTTGAAAAAGTGCTTGAACTAAGCCCAAGAAATGTGCTTGCACTTCGCTTTTTAACGATGATAGATGAAAAACTTAAAAACTACAAAGAAGCTCTTTACGCACTAAATTCTCTTGAAGAGCTTGGTGTAAATGTAAAAGATCAAAAGGCCTATATAAAGGCGATCAGCACGCTTGATGATAGAAATTTAAGCTTTAATGAAAAGGTAGAAATTCTCTCCCACCTTAGCCAAAATTTTGAGCTTTTAAAACGTATGATCTTAGCACTTTTCATAAGGCACAATGAAAATTTAGAAAATTTAAAAGATTTTGCTCGTTTTGAAGATGTAATCGATCTGCTTTACAACCTAAAAACGCCTATAAATTTAAGCAATCCAAAGTACAAATCACTCTTTTATGCAAAGGGCGATATAGATGAGTCATGTGAAATTTATGGCTTTGAGCTAAACGTCATCAAAAAACTAAAAGATGCTAAATTTGATGCGGCTGGGCTAAGCTTTAACTACGTTTGCAAAAGCTGCAAAAACTCATTTCCTATGCATTTTTACCGATGTCCAGTCTGTCACGAGCTAGGAAGTGTCAAAATTTTATCCAACATCACAGAAAAACCAAGTGAAGATAGTAACACTTTTTAGCGACGGCTCGTGCCTTGGAAACCCTGGAGCTGGCGGCTGGGCATATATATTGAGATTTAACGAAGCGCAGAAAAAAGCAAGCGGCGGAGAGGCATATACGACAAATAATCAAATGGAGTTAAAAGCTGCGATAATGGGGCTAAAAGCGTTAAAAGAGCCTTGCGAAGTGAGACTATTTACCGATAGCTCATACGTAGTAAATAGCATAAATGAGTGGCTTGCAAACTGGCAAAAGAGAAATTTTAAAAATGTAAAAAATGTAGAACTTTGGCAGGAGTATTTGAAAATTTCAAAGCCTCACAAAGTCGTGGCAAGCTGGGTTAAGGGGCACGCTGGACACCCTGAAAACGAGGAGTGCGACCAGATGGCAAGAGATGAGGCATTAAAAATAAAAGATGAGAATGAAAGATGAAAATTTTAGAAGAATTTGAAGAGGATCTTAGATATAAATTTAAAAAAACTGAACTTTTAGAAGAGGCGCTGACCCACAAGAGTACCAAGCAGGCCCTAAATAACGAAAGGCTCGAGTTTTTGGGCGATGCGGTGATGGATCTGCTGGTGGCTGAGTATCTTTTTAAGAAATTTAGCAAGATCGCAGAGGGCGACATGAGTAAGCTAAGAGCTGCGCTTGTAAATGAAAAAAGCTTTGCAAATATGGCAAGGCATCTAAAAATGGGTAAATTTTTAAGGCTAAGCACGGCTGAAGAGAACAATGGCGGACGCGAGAAAGATAGCATTTTAAGCGATGCGTTTGAGGCAGTGATGGGCGCTATCTACCTTGAGGCTGGACTTGATAAAGTGCGAGAAATTTCGATCGCTCTGCTTGAACTTTGCTATCCACAGATCGACTTTGCACACCTCGAAAAGGACTACAAAACCGCTCTTCAAGAGGTCACTCAGGCCAGTCTTGGTGTCATCCCAACATACGAACTCATCGGCACGTCAGGTCCTGATCACAAGAAAGAATTTGAGATAGCCTTGCTACTAAATGGTAAAGAAATTTCACGTGCCGTTGGCAGCTCTAAAAAGCAAGCCCAACAGCTCGCAGCAAAAATCGCACTAGAAAAAATCAAAAAATAGGAAAAATTTTGAATACATTTGGCAAAAAACTAACCTTAACAACCTTTGGTGAGAGCCACGGGGTGGCGATCGGTGGTGTGATAGATGGACTTCCAGCTGGGCTAAAGATCGATACAGATCTTATCCAAAGTGAGCTTGATAAGCGTCGTCCTGGACAAAGCAATTTTACAACCGCAAGAGATGAAGCCGATAAGATAGAAATTTTTAGCGGCGTCTTTGATGGCATGAGTACTGGAGCGCCGATAGGTTTTGCCATTTTTAACAACAACCAAAAGTCAAACGACTATGAAAATTTACGTGAAATTTTCCGTCCTGGTCATGCTGATTTTACATATTTCAAAAAATATGGCTTTAGAGATTACAGAGGCGGCGGACGATCAAGCGCAAGAGAAACAGCCGTTAGAGTAGCTGGTGGGGCTTTTGCGCAGCTGCTTTTAAATGAGTTTAATATAGAAATTTTAAGTGGAGTACTTGGCATCGGTAAAGTTTTTAGCGACAAAATAGACTTTACCTTTGCTAAAAATTCTCAAATTTACGCCCTTGGCAACGAAGAAGCGATGAAAGAAGCGGTAAATAAAGCTAGAAATGACCACGATAGTGTCGGTGCAGTTGTTTTAAGCGTAGTTAAAAATGCCCCAGCTGGTCTTGGAGAGCCACTTTATGATAAGCTTGATAGTGCCTTAGCAGCGGCTTTAATGGGTATAAATGGTGTAAAAGCTGTCGAGATAGGTGCTGGCGTGAATGTAGGCTCTATGCTTGGCTCAGCAAACAACGACGAGATGGACGAGCTTGGCTTTTTGAGCAATAACGCTGGCGGGATACTTGGGGGCATAAGTAGCGGCGCTGAGATCGTGTTAAAGAGCCATTTTAAGCCAACACCTTCGATATTTAAAGAACAAAAGACGCTAAATTTAGCTGGCGAAGTGGTAGACTTTGAGCTAAGGGGCAGACATGATCCATGCATAGGCATACGTGGTAGTGTCGTTGCAACCGCGATGATAAGGCTAGTTATCGCCGATATGTTACTACTAAATGCTAGCACAAAGCTTGAAAATTTAAAGAAAATTTATGGCTAAATTTAAGTAACCAAAAAGATGATCTATAAGGGCTTTAACATTTAAAAAACAATACTACAAAAAGTCTTTTTATTTTGATTCTTTTAAAAAATTCATACTATCTTTCTTTATTGTATTTAGCCAATATCTAAGATTTCAAACCAAGATATTAAAATAAGCTAAATCTAAAATTGGACATAGCCCACTTAATTTAACAATATGGACTTATGAAAATATCTTAAATTTTGAAGTATGTTTTGCTTATACGCTAAATTCTAAAGAAATAGCGAGCATAAAATTAACTAATTATTAATTTTATATAAACTTACTATTATAATATTAAATTTTTATATTCAAATGTTAATTTTTTAGAAAATGATTATAAATTATATGATGATATATGAAAATATCCTACTATATATAGTATTACGTATTTTTAATATAAATTTATTATATGATAAATAATCCCCTAATTTACGATAATTATACATTAGCTGAGTATTATTTTTATATAAATTTTTTATTATTATAGTATTGACAATGATTATCTAATTCCCTATAATTCTACAATTAATTTTTAAGTTTAGGGAGCAAATATGAAAGAATTTCTCTATCTAGACTAACGGCTGCTTTATTGATTCTTACAAATTCAGCCGTAGCCGCAGAAGATATAGTGCTTGGTGAAGTTTCGGTTACCGCAAACAAAATTAGTGAGAATTTAAAAGACGTGCCTCAAAGCATCAGTGTAATTAGCGATGTTGATTTAGAGGAGCGAGGCGTAAAAAATGTAGAAGAGCTGGTAAAAACTATACCAAATATCAGCGGTGTAGGCGGAATGTATGAGGGTATCAGCACTAGAGGACTAAACCCATCTATATACACTAGCTCAAACCCAGTAACTGTCTACATAGGCGGTGTGGCACAGAGTAACAAAGATGTAGCCTACATTCCAGTAACCAACATTGACCATGTAGAAATTTTACGAGGTCCTAGTAGTGCGATTTATGGCAAAGACTCTATCGGTGGCATAATCAATATCGTCTTAAAAGAGCCCGAAAATGAATGGAGAGGTAGTGTTGGTACCGAATATGGATCGAACAAATACATGATGGGCCTTTTTGAAACAAACGGTGCGCTAATAGATGATAAGCTATTTTTAGGCTTAAATGGCTCGGCATCCAAAGAAGATGGCTGGATCATAAACGATCTAAACGGAGATAAAGCCAACGATAAGAAAAATTATAACTTTGGTTTAAATTTAAAGATTGTTCCAACTGACCGTCTTACCGTTAAAATTCGTGGCGACGTTTTTCACCGACAAGACGACTCACTTGATGAGCTTTTTATCCCAAAGAGTAGATTTTATGATATCTCAAAAAGCGAAGCTAAGCATATAAATTTAGAAACTCCAGCTCGTGTAAAGCAGACTTCAACCTCTGGTGCGATAGATCTAAAATATGAATTTGATAAATTTGATGTAACATCGGCTACGACTTTTCGTAGAGCTAAAAAAGATGGACTTTACGACGAGGACTTTGGTAGCAAGGCAACTTATCTACATCCCGACCACTACGGGCTAGTTACTTTTTTAAACTCTAAAAACGATACTTTATCGCAGGAGCTTAGATTTAGCAGTACAGATGAGCAAAGTTTTAAGTGGGTCGGTGGATTATACTTTGAAAAGGAAAAGCAAGTTTTTGGCCCTATCGGAGATCAATATGGCTATCATGGTAACACGATAGTAGAGGATTGGCCGTCTGTAAATCGTGCGCAGACAATATCAACGTTTGGTCAGATTATCTATCCAGTTACTAGTAGATTTGACGTGACACTAGGCGGTAGGCTACAACAGATCAAAAAGCATACCAAGGTTGATTATTTCTCTTATCCGCTAGGACATACTCCTGGTACACCAGCGTTTTCTATGGATGAAAAAGAGACTTTTAGAACATTTTTGCCTAAATTTGCACTTGGATACGATCTTACCAACGAGCTAAATATCTACGCGATGTATTCAAAAGGTTACTTAGCAGGTGGTTTTAACTTTTATACAACTGGTGGTAGTAGAAAAGATAATAAATTTGACGCTCAGACAAGTGATGATTACGAAATCGGCTTAAAAGGCACATATGATAGTTTCAGATTTTCTACAGCGTTATTTTATATGGCCATTAAAGGTACTCACATATTCTATACCGACCCTAACAACTCTAACATATACTATATATCAAATGCCGATAAATCAACATCTATGGGCGTAGAATTTGAAGGCACTCTAAAAGCCAGCAAGGAGATTGATATAAATTTGGCTGCAAGCCTACTTAAAACTAAATATGGCAACTATATCAATAAAGACGGCTCAAATAATAAAGGCAATAGAATCGAGAAAAACCCAGAGTATAAAATTTCTCTTGGTGCCTCATATTACGCTCCGATGGGAATTTATGCCAGACTTGATGGAAACATGATAGGTAAGACATATTTTGATGAGCAAAATACGCTTGCTCAAAAGAGCT harbors:
- a CDS encoding tetratricopeptide repeat protein, coding for MSVDIFFIGHRDPIFSLIILFSIILMIAALSYAWGIFSSKDEKKRIEKFIRKFDSKDGISSEHKQMLQSPEIDAQSLCMLGQTFAKNGDFEKSISVYLIALGKVRDKNEKEFILNELGEVYFKAGFLKKASEVFEKVLELSPRNVLALRFLTMIDEKLKNYKEALYALNSLEELGVNVKDQKAYIKAISTLDDRNLSFNEKVEILSHLSQNFELLKRMILALFIRHNENLENLKDFARFEDVIDLLYNLKTPINLSNPKYKSLFYAKGDIDESCEIYGFELNVIKKLKDAKFDAAGLSFNYVCKSCKNSFPMHFYRCPVCHELGSVKILSNITEKPSEDSNTF
- the rnhA gene encoding ribonuclease HI; protein product: MKIVTLFSDGSCLGNPGAGGWAYILRFNEAQKKASGGEAYTTNNQMELKAAIMGLKALKEPCEVRLFTDSSYVVNSINEWLANWQKRNFKNVKNVELWQEYLKISKPHKVVASWVKGHAGHPENEECDQMARDEALKIKDENER
- a CDS encoding TonB-dependent receptor, with the translated sequence MILTNSAVAAEDIVLGEVSVTANKISENLKDVPQSISVISDVDLEERGVKNVEELVKTIPNISGVGGMYEGISTRGLNPSIYTSSNPVTVYIGGVAQSNKDVAYIPVTNIDHVEILRGPSSAIYGKDSIGGIINIVLKEPENEWRGSVGTEYGSNKYMMGLFETNGALIDDKLFLGLNGSASKEDGWIINDLNGDKANDKKNYNFGLNLKIVPTDRLTVKIRGDVFHRQDDSLDELFIPKSRFYDISKSEAKHINLETPARVKQTSTSGAIDLKYEFDKFDVTSATTFRRAKKDGLYDEDFGSKATYLHPDHYGLVTFLNSKNDTLSQELRFSSTDEQSFKWVGGLYFEKEKQVFGPIGDQYGYHGNTIVEDWPSVNRAQTISTFGQIIYPVTSRFDVTLGGRLQQIKKHTKVDYFSYPLGHTPGTPAFSMDEKETFRTFLPKFALGYDLTNELNIYAMYSKGYLAGGFNFYTTGGSRKDNKFDAQTSDDYEIGLKGTYDSFRFSTALFYMAIKGTHIFYTDPNNSNIYYISNADKSTSMGVEFEGTLKASKEIDINLAASLLKTKYGNYINKDGSNNKGNRIEKNPEYKISLGASYYAPMGIYARLDGNMIGKTYFDEQNTLAQKSYFTADAKVGYLKDSFDVYLYVKNLTDKEYFTHARARGSNALVTYGKGRTFGIGVKYSF
- the rnc gene encoding ribonuclease III, whose translation is MKILEEFEEDLRYKFKKTELLEEALTHKSTKQALNNERLEFLGDAVMDLLVAEYLFKKFSKIAEGDMSKLRAALVNEKSFANMARHLKMGKFLRLSTAEENNGGREKDSILSDAFEAVMGAIYLEAGLDKVREISIALLELCYPQIDFAHLEKDYKTALQEVTQASLGVIPTYELIGTSGPDHKKEFEIALLLNGKEISRAVGSSKKQAQQLAAKIALEKIKK
- the dnaG gene encoding DNA primase translates to MIDPKSIEKLKNQIDIVDIIEHYLPVKKMGANYKCVCPFHDDRNPSMSISQSKQIFHCFACKAGGDAIKFVMDYEKLTYPEAIERIASLVNFSLEYTSDKAPTQKENKHILEKANAFYRSEFFKHESAVRYIYSRGINDAMIEKFELGWAGESASTIRLLQNENIEPKEALEVGIIKQNEKGIYASFIERITFPIYAHTAKLVGFGGRTISDHPAKYVNSPQSMVFDKSKLLYGYHLARQSIFEKKQIIITEGYLDVIMLHFAGFTNAVAVLGTALTTNHLPLLKRGEISVVLCFDGDGAGIGAAIKSSRLLAQNEIDGSVVIIKDGADPADMVFAGRSDELKEMFGSGTELGEFYIEQIAKKYDISRPVQKQKCLEEIVEFTNSLKPIIAKSYELLVSNLLKIELNTFSLHGQRYINRQDQNFTNATTTNKQTAQKKDKTDILEFSVLKSMLANKNYETIVLNELEEKFFLHHKDYFQAVLLPNIEDNAVLVREIYVDESSNVASSEDSLKEAILKLKLKYYEKFREDTRKSQKPNKIEIMQKISEIIKGLHNKLQKN
- the aroC gene encoding chorismate synthase; amino-acid sequence: MNTFGKKLTLTTFGESHGVAIGGVIDGLPAGLKIDTDLIQSELDKRRPGQSNFTTARDEADKIEIFSGVFDGMSTGAPIGFAIFNNNQKSNDYENLREIFRPGHADFTYFKKYGFRDYRGGGRSSARETAVRVAGGAFAQLLLNEFNIEILSGVLGIGKVFSDKIDFTFAKNSQIYALGNEEAMKEAVNKARNDHDSVGAVVLSVVKNAPAGLGEPLYDKLDSALAAALMGINGVKAVEIGAGVNVGSMLGSANNDEMDELGFLSNNAGGILGGISSGAEIVLKSHFKPTPSIFKEQKTLNLAGEVVDFELRGRHDPCIGIRGSVVATAMIRLVIADMLLLNASTKLENLKKIYG
- a CDS encoding M20 family metallo-hydrolase, which encodes MINFKRFEANFNAISRFGALKGGGLTRLAFSKEDLEARNFLINLIEENGFKLKIDNVGNIYAVYDDGCKPGEKPVCVGSHIDSVPNGGFYDGTLGVMAGLEALTSIKEAGIKLKRPLWLINFCCEESSRFKTATIGSKIISGKLGLQRLHELKDEDGISLFEAMSKFGLEPQNLNDSILKEHSLHSYLELHIEQGPVLERSGISVGIVSGIAAPIRFEIIIHGKADHSGATPMNMRSDALLAASHIIITANKFAKNKKTAVATIGYAHAKPGVLNVVPGEARLGVDLRDIDKVSLEELNLELRNFIKELSGELNFSYEIRELSSDEPVKLSEHAINLLSKEAAKLGIKTLTLPSGAGHDAMNLTKLASSVGMLFIPCVGGISHNTAEAINFDDAFKATQILTNALIKLSNE